The Campylobacter sp. CN_NE2 region GCGAATTTCATTTGAGATTGCACGGATTTTATTTAACGAATTTTGGCTTAGCAAATCGTCGTTTGGAGTGTAAGCGATAACCAAAAAATTCGGGCTTTCGTAGCGTTTTGAAACTTCACGCCAAATTTCTAAATCTTTGTCATGCTCTAAAAGCAAAGTTTGGCTTGAAGCGTCTATTTCAAGTTTGGTTGAATAATATGCAAAAAAGAGTGTCAAAGCCGTAAAAATCGCTAATACGGCTTTGGGAAAATGGACTAAAATTTTAAAAATTTGGTTCATTTGCTATCTGGCAAATTTGTTTGACTTAGTCTTTTTAAAAGTTCGTCAAAGCTTACATTTTCAACGACATCGCCAAACTGCGAGCGGTAAGTTTGCACTAAGCTAATGCCCAAAATATCGACATCGTAAATACGCCAGTCGTTTTCGCTTGGAAAAAATTTAAAATCAATCGGATAGTTTTTATCTTCGCCGATGATTTCGGTTTTTAGATAAACCCTTTTTTCATTTGGTTCTGTTGCGTTTATAACTTTCATCTCTTGGTTTGTATAAAGGGCAAGTTTGTCGATAAAAGTTTGTTTTAGGTGCGCTTCGTAAGCTTCGTTAAATTTAGCCACTTGCTCCGGCGTTAGGCTTTTGTAGTGTTTCGAAAGCGAAAGTTTTGCCATAGTTTTGTAATCAAAAAGCGAGTCAAAAAGGGCAAAAATTTGCTTTGGTTTGTTTTCTTTTGAGATTGCACTATCTTTTAAAATTGAAACAGCGTTTGCAACCTTGTCGCTCATAACCGGCTTAATCTCGCTTTTATCGATTGCAAAAGCAAAAGCATTTAAGCAGATAACTGCTAAGATTATTTTTAAAATTTTCATTTTTTACTCCTTTATTAGGTAATTTCGTCTTTGCTCGTAAGAATCTCGCAAAAACGGATAAAGATCAACAACGCCTTTTTTGATATTTTCGTATTGATCAGGATCTAGTGAAAATTCGTTAAATTTATTAAATACATTTAGCCCAAGAGCCGTGCCATCGTCGTGGATATAATTAACAGGATTTGTAAAATAATCCCCAACTAGACCAAATGTGTCTCTTAGGTTACTTGGACCAAGTATGGGCCAAACTATATGAGGACCAGCAGGAACGCCCCAAAAACCAAGTGTTTGACCGAAGTCTTCATTGTGTTTTGGGATATTAAAATGCTTTGTAGCAGCATCACTAAGTCCAGCAAAACCTATGGTTGTATTTAT contains the following coding sequences:
- a CDS encoding Tgt2/MlaC family protein, with amino-acid sequence MKILKIILAVICLNAFAFAIDKSEIKPVMSDKVANAVSILKDSAISKENKPKQIFALFDSLFDYKTMAKLSLSKHYKSLTPEQVAKFNEAYEAHLKQTFIDKLALYTNQEMKVINATEPNEKRVYLKTEIIGEDKNYPIDFKFFPSENDWRIYDVDILGISLVQTYRSQFGDVVENVSFDELLKRLSQTNLPDSK
- a CDS encoding MlaA family lipoprotein; its protein translation is MKFAFAFLLCFSVLVANPNEAEFDEFESEFGTTQVFDPLSGYNRVMTNVNDAFYGYLVRPLAIGYDFVMPDPIQGAFSDFFDNLMYPMRLVNNLLQGKFANSWDETKRFLINTTIGFAGLSDAATKHFNIPKHNEDFGQTLGFWGVPAGPHIVWPILGPSNLRDTFGLVGDYFTNPVNYIHDDGTALGLNVFNKFNEFSLDPDQYENIKKGVVDLYPFLRDSYEQRRNYLIKE